Proteins encoded by one window of Tunturibacter psychrotolerans:
- a CDS encoding ATP-binding protein has translation MNAALEPFRSSIEHILAEMKRLDLLLRRAVLVARRSRSADTPDEFRGLVISDESVDHMLGSVDFLGDIWNLDDSVANQAESIDRELESRQEEIRARMEASRQEGEKLTLPHLAAVCGLSPAEVDVLLIALAPELEPRYETLYAYLQNDVTRKRPSQDLCLNLICRTEQEKIQARQLFSPDAPLLHFNLVGLHEEPYDRSPSQLRYFLKMDETVTRFLLERQPRQTLTGKLIVPEDPIAELETSAASRTDLENLADALQQNGTSHAIIQLWGGHDAPLTEAAETLAHALTKDVLYAELGRLDADAGKLGALIRDAALWGNLLVVDRGRSELNEAERLKRNNIEELLLNRIIESNIPVVLISPEEQFGTVAGSTHLWRMHIQAPDYETRRGAWRSALSASVPDMDADRLADSFSFAGNRVRQTASLAMSRARLRDPLDPKPSMTDVLAAGRDLTTPNMQRFATGIDPQFGWEDLVLPDEEMKQLRMVAARLQFRTVVHRDWEFGKKLARGGGLCALFTGSSGTGKTMAAEVLARDRSLRLFQIDLATVVSKFIGETESNLSVVFREAELSQSLLFFDEADALFGKRTEVKDAHDRYANIEINYLLQRIEQYQGLVVLSSNFQENIDDAFLRRLHCVVRFPFPDELAREKIWNLQFSKKAPLDKDVDFHFLAHQFKLSGGAIRNVALEAAFLAAQQGGQEPRDSEKGPRISMDHIVEALKNEHRKLGKLVMKTDLGPYSRAS, from the coding sequence ATGAATGCAGCCTTAGAGCCGTTCCGCAGTAGCATCGAACACATCCTCGCCGAGATGAAGCGGCTTGACTTGTTGTTGCGTCGCGCCGTGCTGGTCGCACGCCGGTCCCGCTCAGCCGACACTCCAGACGAGTTTCGCGGCCTGGTTATTTCCGATGAAAGTGTGGACCACATGTTGGGCAGCGTCGATTTTCTGGGAGATATCTGGAACCTCGACGATTCGGTAGCCAACCAAGCCGAGAGCATCGACAGGGAACTGGAGAGCAGGCAGGAAGAAATTCGTGCACGCATGGAAGCCAGTAGGCAGGAGGGCGAGAAACTCACCCTGCCGCACCTTGCTGCCGTTTGTGGCTTGTCGCCCGCCGAGGTAGATGTCTTGCTGATAGCGCTGGCGCCGGAGCTCGAACCTCGTTACGAAACTCTCTACGCCTACCTGCAAAACGATGTCACACGCAAGCGTCCCAGCCAGGACTTGTGCCTCAACCTGATTTGCCGGACAGAGCAGGAGAAGATCCAGGCCAGGCAGTTGTTTTCTCCCGACGCTCCCTTGCTGCACTTCAATCTCGTTGGATTACACGAAGAACCCTACGATCGCAGTCCGTCCCAACTCCGCTATTTCCTCAAGATGGACGAGACCGTCACCCGCTTTCTGCTCGAGCGGCAGCCACGCCAAACGTTGACCGGCAAGCTCATCGTGCCGGAAGATCCCATTGCCGAGCTCGAAACCTCTGCAGCCAGCCGGACAGACTTGGAAAATCTGGCCGACGCGCTGCAGCAAAATGGAACCAGCCACGCGATTATCCAATTATGGGGTGGGCATGACGCCCCTCTCACCGAGGCGGCCGAGACTCTCGCCCATGCCCTCACCAAAGACGTCTTATATGCCGAGTTAGGCCGCCTCGATGCGGATGCAGGCAAGCTCGGAGCACTCATTCGCGACGCGGCCCTCTGGGGCAATCTGCTGGTCGTGGATCGAGGGCGCTCCGAGCTCAATGAGGCGGAACGGCTCAAGAGAAACAACATAGAAGAACTGCTCCTGAACAGAATCATCGAGAGCAATATTCCGGTCGTGTTGATCAGCCCTGAAGAGCAGTTCGGCACGGTCGCCGGTTCTACGCATCTTTGGCGGATGCATATTCAGGCCCCGGACTATGAGACTCGCCGCGGGGCCTGGCGTAGCGCGTTGTCTGCATCGGTTCCCGACATGGACGCGGATCGCCTGGCGGACTCATTTTCATTTGCCGGCAATCGGGTTCGGCAGACTGCGAGTCTGGCGATGTCCCGTGCCAGGCTACGCGATCCTCTCGATCCAAAACCGTCTATGACGGATGTGCTGGCCGCCGGCCGCGATTTGACCACCCCCAACATGCAGCGTTTCGCCACCGGCATTGATCCCCAATTCGGGTGGGAGGATCTGGTGTTGCCTGATGAGGAGATGAAGCAGTTGCGCATGGTCGCTGCCCGGCTCCAGTTCCGCACTGTTGTTCACCGCGATTGGGAGTTCGGAAAAAAGCTGGCCCGGGGCGGTGGCCTCTGTGCTTTATTCACTGGTTCCTCGGGCACTGGCAAAACGATGGCTGCAGAGGTCTTGGCTCGTGATCGCTCCTTACGGCTTTTTCAAATTGACCTCGCGACGGTTGTCAGCAAGTTTATCGGCGAGACTGAGTCCAACCTCAGTGTCGTTTTTCGCGAGGCTGAGCTCAGCCAAAGTCTTCTTTTCTTCGATGAAGCGGATGCATTATTCGGCAAGCGCACCGAAGTGAAGGATGCTCACGACCGCTACGCCAATATCGAAATAAATTATCTTCTGCAGCGGATCGAACAGTATCAGGGCCTGGTGGTGCTTTCCTCAAACTTCCAGGAAAACATCGACGATGCGTTCCTTCGCCGTCTGCACTGTGTGGTGCGCTTTCCTTTCCCTGACGAGTTGGCCCGCGAGAAAATCTGGAATCTACAGTTCTCGAAGAAAGCTCCGCTCGACAAGGACGTGGATTTTCATTTCCTCGCCCACCAATTCAAGCTTTCCGGGGGTGCAATTCGCAATGTCGCACTGGAGGCGGCATTCCTCGCTGCACAGCAGGGCGGACAGGAACCGCGCGATTCGGAAAAAGGACCCCGCATTTCCATGGATCATATTGTCGAAGCGCTCAAGAACGAGCACCGCAAACTCGGTAAGTTAGTGATGAAGACGGATCTGGGGCCGTACTCCCGTGCATCCTGA